The following proteins come from a genomic window of Ornithinimicrobium cryptoxanthini:
- a CDS encoding GNAT family N-acetyltransferase, whose product MDIVRVTPDDTATVDQLVGLSEAIVKVDCPWEHPFTRTRLTGMLRYGWDGEPPEQYAGVLEGHVIGSARLWTSDYDNLDLAWFDLGVHPDHRRRGHGTALLAAVTERARELGRSSTGIGGWESAATRGFAEGAGFTFGQEEVARRLDVDDVPDGFAELVDRARRDHAGAYEFLTMSGPVPQELLAQMTDLQAAINDAPWDDIDMEPEVFPIERLLGYEQAQAASGRRLHRVIARHAATGELVGHTIVAVSGERPDYGDQQDTTVVREHRGHRLGIVLKGLMLDYLRRVEPQCRSFDTWNAASNDHMIAVNEAMGFHVIGRSLAYQRKG is encoded by the coding sequence ATGGACATCGTGCGGGTCACGCCCGACGACACCGCGACCGTGGACCAGCTGGTCGGCCTCAGTGAGGCGATCGTGAAGGTCGACTGTCCGTGGGAGCACCCCTTCACCAGGACGAGGCTGACGGGGATGTTGCGCTATGGCTGGGACGGCGAGCCACCGGAGCAGTATGCCGGCGTGCTGGAGGGCCACGTCATCGGCTCGGCCCGCCTGTGGACCAGTGACTACGACAACCTCGACCTGGCGTGGTTTGACCTGGGTGTGCACCCCGACCACAGGCGTCGCGGCCACGGCACCGCGCTCCTGGCGGCCGTCACCGAGCGTGCGCGCGAGCTGGGCCGCAGCAGCACGGGCATCGGTGGCTGGGAGTCGGCGGCCACCCGGGGTTTTGCGGAGGGAGCGGGTTTCACCTTCGGGCAGGAGGAGGTGGCACGCCGGCTGGACGTGGACGATGTGCCCGATGGCTTCGCCGAGCTGGTCGACCGGGCCCGCCGCGACCACGCAGGCGCCTACGAGTTCCTGACGATGTCAGGACCCGTGCCGCAGGAGCTGCTGGCGCAGATGACCGACCTGCAGGCGGCCATCAACGACGCCCCCTGGGATGACATCGACATGGAGCCGGAGGTCTTCCCGATCGAGCGGTTGCTCGGCTACGAGCAGGCGCAGGCGGCGTCCGGGAGACGGTTGCACCGGGTGATCGCACGACACGCCGCGACCGGGGAGCTGGTCGGCCACACGATCGTGGCGGTGTCGGGCGAGCGTCCTGACTACGGAGACCAGCAGGACACGACGGTCGTGCGGGAGCACCGCGGACACCGGCTGGGCATCGTGCTCAAGGGGCTGATGCTGGACTACCTGCGACGGGTCGAGCCGCAGTGCCGCTCGTTCGATACCTGGAACGCAGCGTCCAACGACCACATGATCGCCGTCAACGAGGCGATGGGCTTCCACGTGATCGGTCGCAGCCTGGCCTACCAGCGCAAGGGCTGA